The following are from one region of the Fimbriimonadaceae bacterium genome:
- a CDS encoding Gfo/Idh/MocA family oxidoreductase, producing the protein MADNLRFGVVGCGAIHGNHCDSLTRANGATLAAVCDVDPGRARAAAERYGCAAVTSLDDLWPLVDAVTVCVPSGDHANVGVEAARHGKHVLTEKPVDISLAGATRLVEACEAAGVKHGCVSQHRFAQDIRRLRDFASGGGLGKLIQGDASIKWYRTQAYYDSGDWRGTWALDGGGCLMNQGVHYVDMLQWVMGGVKSVQAQVRTAAHRIEVEDIATALLEYDNGAVGVLVGSTSAYPGMSERLEVHGTGGTVLIEADKIKAWETVDVGGETGPYGRGIAQQPVPNLGTLGDDGLASEEDPSATWGEQHFLQIQDFVDAVREDRKPFVDCRDAMEPLKVVLAVYESARKDGARVKTSDVS; encoded by the coding sequence ATGGCAGACAACTTGCGATTCGGCGTGGTCGGTTGTGGGGCGATCCACGGGAACCACTGCGACTCCCTTACCCGAGCGAACGGTGCGACCCTGGCGGCGGTGTGCGACGTCGACCCCGGCCGGGCGCGGGCGGCGGCAGAACGCTACGGCTGCGCCGCGGTCACGTCCTTGGACGACCTTTGGCCTTTGGTGGACGCCGTGACGGTCTGCGTGCCCAGCGGCGACCATGCCAACGTCGGGGTAGAAGCGGCCCGGCATGGCAAGCATGTCCTTACCGAAAAACCGGTGGACATCAGTTTGGCCGGCGCGACCCGGCTCGTCGAAGCATGCGAAGCGGCCGGGGTCAAGCATGGCTGCGTCAGCCAACACCGCTTCGCCCAGGACATCCGGCGCCTCCGCGACTTTGCCTCGGGAGGCGGTCTGGGCAAGCTGATCCAGGGCGACGCCTCGATCAAGTGGTACCGGACGCAGGCCTACTACGACTCGGGGGACTGGCGCGGCACCTGGGCACTCGACGGGGGCGGGTGCCTGATGAACCAGGGAGTCCACTACGTCGACATGCTTCAGTGGGTGATGGGCGGCGTGAAATCGGTCCAAGCGCAGGTGCGCACCGCGGCCCACCGGATCGAGGTCGAAGACATCGCCACCGCCCTTCTGGAGTATGACAACGGCGCGGTCGGCGTCCTTGTCGGGTCCACGTCGGCGTACCCGGGGATGTCGGAGCGGCTGGAGGTGCATGGCACCGGAGGCACCGTCTTGATCGAGGCCGACAAGATCAAGGCATGGGAAACCGTCGACGTGGGAGGCGAGACCGGACCCTATGGCCGTGGCATCGCCCAGCAACCGGTCCCGAACCTCGGCACCCTGGGAGACGATGGCCTAGCGTCGGAGGAAGATCCCAGCGCGACCTGGGGTGAACAGCACTTCCTACAGATCCAAGACTTTGTCGACGCTGTCCGCGAGGACCGCAAGCCGTTTGTCGATTGCCGCGACGCGATGGAGCCCCTGAAGGTGGTCCTCGCCGTCTATGAGAGTGCCCGGAAGGACGGGGCCCGGGTCAAGACCTCCGACGTGTCATGA